gtacatgagtatgatgaaactagtgctCTACAGAACTTTTCAACAAGGTTTGTGTctaatgatgacgagtatgttgagaatgagacCGTCATGACCAATAttatggaagacccaattgagcttgcatatgattgtaatgaagatgttgatgccgagattttggttaaggcagaatcGGACGAAGAAttgttgcaaggtttgatagaggaccatgatatacaagaggtgaataattcacttgaatttttcaaggatgaagaagattccgtgatacaagagattgtgataggtttgtctaaccatttgcatattgtttattctcctttacctcttgttggtttgaatgtatgtgcttcgagaatattgttgaatgactttgtttctcgatttccgccattagagatacttgattctcatactatgccggttttggaacaagaaaccgtggaagttcctgaattctatattctttacccacttccaagtgtggacaagaataagtgtgggggaaacttttatcggttaatagcttcatttaTGTTTTAcattactaatatgtgtgtgaagctagtgtttccAAAAAAGGTTCTATGGAAGGGTCCCCAACTTtccagattattggtgtatggggaattcgtcttgcaagtcgggataacgactttaaaccaagcgctaagtgggaggcaacccatcggttttgtatctttatctttttatttttaagcattttatctttgttttcgcaTATCATTTGcgaaatttcccaccttgaactttactttgaatgactaaattttacattgaggacaatgtaaagtttaagtgtgggggagcatttatatgtttgtatagtttgtttgatgcctttagtgaaaaaaaaatagaaaaatagaaaaaaaaaagatgatgaactcctaagtctagaaacttgtgccttacactaatggaagcATCGTGGTTGTagaagttgaggaacccattagtagagtctattcatataaaaataaataacatgttagttgtcaccatatctcggagtcgtcaccatatcacgttctatttttatttttccatatttacctattgtttctctaagtgatttggtggggcaccagcatcgaattgttatcactgctaggatgaattagagtgattgagttactacaaaaaaaaagaccagaccaatttgaccaaatggTTTacgcataaaaaaaaattgacacttggataacaatatgtgtgtgttctccttgtctccgtcgcctaagcaagcgtggaatgaaggatccatgggaattaccatgtaatctgctgacaagaatcatgcgcttggattcaaaaagatccaatcatgttgtcgatttgaaaaaaaaataattattattgtgttgaataaaatcgattattggttcccttgtatatgccagtgaattgatctagaattgaGTTTGTCGACCGttagtccccttgtatatgccagtcgtgttgatattagtattcagaccagtagctcaatccaataggattttttggtttgttttggcagtgaccttcagacagataagggaaacaccgttcaccttagtcaacagtccgtcaccatctactttctatatccatcttcttaatcttttcatgtgattttgattgattcgattccgagtattTTGGTTGtgttcaacattctgataaagctatattgctaatttatgaattggatttgaaagtgggtacttcctcctgtaatcattgatagtatgccaattacaaaatgttcagtgtcatttttagacttttcacaggtagctggattttggaagtaaaggttttgtaggtacacctcttgtaaaccttcacgagactataactcgtccactagggacacctaggggttcaaaggcctgttattcatgctaagagtaaccgtatcctcggcgacacggagttgtatgtatgttttagaatttgttttgtttgatttgctcgaggactagcaaagtctaagtgtgggggaatttgataggtgatTAAAGCACCTACTTTTATATCTAGAATTTATGCTttatttgcgagttttcttgtaaattatgtatcttatgtttgtttttgagtgttataggtgttttggagtcatttggagcaaaagaagaagaaaacgtccATTCAGAGCATAAAGGGCAAAGTTATCATTTCATGGGAGAACACTATCTGGAGATTAGCTATGGATAAGGGTCAACTCTCTTTTGGAGGAGTGTTAAGGACAACCCACGCAAGGTTAAGGGGTAGCCAATTTTGTACTTAAAGAATTGCTaaaaacaccaaaggagaaactcATGGCACCTATCTTGGGGTGTATTTTATCTGGGGTGTCTTAATCTCCCTTCTCTTATAACCTAATCGAATCAAGGTTTCTTCTTCAGTTTTTCCCCAAATTCGCTCACTGCAGCAGCCACGAGCAGAGCTGAAGACAGACAGTTCTTGACCGAGAAATGAAGAAGAGGAAATGAGTTTGGTGGTGTTGTTGACTGAAGCTGTGAACAGATGGGTTGTTGAATCTGAGACTTCCATTGAAACTGTTGAATCGAGAGAGGTTAGGGTTTTGCTGCGAAATTAGAAATGAGAAATTGAAGGGAATAGAGCAGAGAGACGTTGTTCGAATTCATGGCAGAGATGATGTTCAAAGCTCAAAGAAGATGACGAATTAATGGAGATtctggagatgggttttgatttgatttaggAATTGGCAGTGGTGTTGAGATTGAATCTGTAAGATGGGTTAGACGGAGGCAAAAGAATCAGAGAAGATCTTCATGGGTTTGAGGTTGTAttcgaagaattgagaaatgggtATGGCTTCTGATGATTAATGGGGATGTGATACTGTTGGTACTGCAACAGAGATAGAGATGAATTCAAGACTAAATGGAGATGCTCATATGCTGTGAAGATGGGTTTTCACTACAACTGATGGTTGAGTTGTGAGATGTAGAAATTATGTTGGTTGTATGAATTTAAAGAGGCTGTGAAGATATTGAGTTGAATCTCACGGAAGTGTTGGTGGTGAATGTGCAGCTGATCATGGCAATGTTGAACAATGGGCTAGAGGGTAAGGATGAATGGAGCTCAAATCAGAAGTTGTAACTGGTGCTACTGAAATTGCATCTGCCAGTTGGAATGTATGAACTGCAGTTCAGTGAGATGGTCATGGAAGTGAAGAAAGGATGAAATCTGGTGACAGTCAGGCAAGGCGGAATCAACTATAGAGAAATGAGAATTGCAGGTAAAGGGTGAAACTGTGATGGGAGACTACAGGTGGAACAGCTGAGATGAGAAGAAGACATAGGTGAATTGTTGCTCCTGCCAATCTGAGAGAACGATGAACTGAAACTGCAGGGAGTAAATGGTGATGAACTGAAATGTGATGATGCAGTTGGAGCAAATGGTGAATGCAGTTGCAGCGAGGGGAGTTAGAGTATGGACTTAATGGAGCTGATTGTGTGTGTTGGTGTCGCAGCGAGAAGGAGAAATTCAAGAACTGAAATTGCAATGGATTGTGCTGCAGTTGAGAAAGCTGAAGCTGAGTCATGAGATTGTGGTTGCTATGAATGAACATATTGCAGGCTAGATGTATGTCTAGGATCTTGAGATGTTGCAGCTACAGGTTGTGAATGTTGCAAGGGAAGCAATGATGGATGATTGTGAAACAGTTGCAAAGAAGGCGGTGAGTGCCAAAGAAGCTGTAATGATGCAAAAGGAGATGAGCTTTAAGAGTTTAACTGAAGCTGCAAAGAGCCATCATGGCTGAGAATGAAGCAATGTTGCACATATGGTGTAACAGAGCATATGACCTGGGCCAAGGCCAATCAGCCCAGTCAGTCAAGCTAGTTAGCTGACTTTCTTATGACTCGGTGACTTAGCCGTGACCTTTGACCGTCAGTCTTCCGTGAAATTTAACGTTTGACCGTCGGTTGAGTCCAGTGTCCGGCGATGATCTTCATGTGACCGGCTGTGAATATTCCTGTCAGATTCCGGCGATAACGTCAGCAATTCCGGCGAACACTTTTGGACATAGATTTTCACACGGATATTATCCATACATGGGCGTGGTGGACCACCTGGAGATGGGTTTTGGAAAGACCTAaatttggaaagagtatccttttagatggagaagcatataaatagaaaccTCTTTCTCTAAATCTACATATCTCCATTAGGGAGACTCCgacttgttttctagggtttcacatgatagttcttctttgctttctatgatgatttccaaaaacacaagtaattgattttattattggttgaagatgtagttggattttgcaaccaagttatgatttttgtgaattagttttctctcaatattatcgtttgatttctactgcgtataataattgcatgattgatgtattgcaatatgattgaatgtttgtttagttaagtctggAATTGATTGAACTTAGATCCATATatatagctaatttagggttcattatcaagcgataaccttgaatacgagtagcatgatctgattacggtttgtagtgatacactattgtagtcatatgtagaaattgacccttgtccgaattgtcatgtgcAATGTATGATAACTGCATTGATTAgcatatttctgaaacttaatgctcctgggaattgaacttaattagcgcaaggctttaggttattctttaggtagaattcacatacgcatctctaatgtgtgtgttgattacttaggaaatttacggagtattcttgcaataaggtattctagggcttttgatgatagcgagattaaatacgaattctaatcatacattcaaaacttgtttgctaatgaagatgaatccttaaccaattactttacatcttgatttgcgtgtttgctttgctttatttgtttttagtataatTTACTTTCCATAAAAATCCCCCTtgctttacataagaaaccgaaacatattgacaacctagtcctctctgtgggaacgatcctttttgcccttgctatattatatattttgagtagtgagaaagtaatttatttttgacgcatacgacaacgatcaaggtgtctaaaacacctttatatttatctattgtttatgctttctttgctagttttcttgtaaattatgtattttatgtttgcttttgagtgtttaggtacttttgaGTCATttcgaacaaaagaagaagaaacatggcaAAAGTATCATTTCGAGTGGAACTGCTATTGGAGgcgaaattatttctcattatttgcttttatttcttcatctctatctgaaaagcatgtcggctttagtgatgcaaatatatgtctgaaaagcacgactgctttagtgatgaagagacattgaagacAAGAAGTGAATTTGAGAAATAAGAGACGGATGATGTTGGTGGAAGGATTCGAAGAAGGGCAAAAACATCATTTCAAAGGCGAGTGCTATGCGGAGTCAAGGATAAGGGCCGCTAGCTTTGTTTCAAAGGAAAGCTAAATGGGTTGCATATAACTGGTGGCATGTAACATTTTGATGGGGGCCTCTATCAATTCCCATTCCTACACAAACCAGAGATTCAGAGAGGATTAgcttttatttcttttcctctcCCTGGAACTAATGGAGGCTGCTTCTGTGAGAATAGGTTGATGAAGTTCTTGCTTATTTTATAGAAATTGGAGAATGAATTACCGAATTGAGATACAGAGAACACAAACTCGTGGTTGAATCACCTATTTTGGAAGAATAAATGGGTATGTGATGTTCTGGGTttacaagttagggttttgtttgatCTGGATTTGGAATTCAGAAGTTGATGGTTTGAAATGGTGATGATTGAAGAGATGATTCAGATTATGAGAAGGGTTTTGATGTCCTTCTGGTTTCGTTATGAGCAAGATACAAGATAAAGATGAGTACGAGTGGTATTTGAAATCAGATTGGAATTAGATTTGTTGTTGCCTGAGAagaaacagaaattagggtttctctggAGTAAATGAGATGATTCTGATAGTTAAGCTCAGGGAAGAAATGTTTTTTTACAGGATTTGGTTGTGTTGAAATTCATGGAAGATTGAAGTGGTTTTGGAAGATGTCGATTTCCTGATGGTTTCAGTTGAGGAACAAGGGCAGAAGAGATGTAGTTGCTGCTTTTCGACTGGTGTTGGGAGCTGATGCTGCTACAATGGCTAGGCAGAGAGTTGGTGCTGCTTTTCGACTGGTGTTGAAATCGAAGAAGATTTCTCTCGTTGAGGTAATAAATCATTTTAGGTCATTAATTTTACCAAttcgaatttagggttttgtttttccTTCACCGTCACTcatttctaggttttttttttcttctctcattATGTTTAGGTTTTGGGCTCAATCCAAGACATTATTTCTTCCTACTTTCAATTGAAGGATGAAACGTCAGGTGGATTTGGGTTTGGAGTGAGAAGTTCTCCTTCTCACTATAATAGTTCATGAAATGCTGGATTCATTGGATGATGCTTTTAATCAACTCTCGGTTACCTCATTGGATACTTTCAGGAGTTTGAAGCGTAGCTTGTTTAGTATTCTTGATGTTTTAGATGCAGAGACATCTACAGAGATGAAGTTAATTCGTCATTTACGTTTCCAACATATTAATGAGTGCTCAAAAGACAAGTATGATGACAGGGAAGAATCGACTGCAGCTATGCGTAACTGGATGGCATCTTTAAGGATGGTGCTTGGTAAACTAAATGATGCAATAGATGATATTAAAAGCACTACTTCAACTGATTTGCAAAGGGAAGGTAATCAATCCCTTTCTGATTTAAGTATTACATCCTTGGTTGATACATTGCGTGCTACTATTAATAATCAACCTTTGGATCCACACAAAGATATAAGGAAACTACTTAGGTCTACACATTCTTATATCCTTCACCGGCCAGAGGATGAAAATGCAGTAATAGAATTATTGTTGGAACCCTTGGTGAATGTTGGTATTATTCCAATTGTTGGTGATGCTGGATGCGGTAAATCTATTCTTGCTAAACTTGTGTATGATAACCAAAGGGTTAAAGACCACTTTGATTTGATAATGTGGGTTTCGTTTTCTGATTCTTATCCCAACGTACTGAAGTTTTCACAACGTCTCATTGATTCTGTTTCTAACAGTCTACCAAAAAATCAGGAGAAAAAATTTAGAAAGAAACTAAAAGGGGTAAGAAAAGCATCGGCAACTTCCGAATTTAATAATCTTCAAACAATACTCGGAGAGTTGCTTTCTAAGAGAAAATTTCTGCTTGTTTTAGATGGCGTGTCAACTGAATTTTGTTGTGATTGGAATGTGTTAAGGATGTCTCTATCCGCGGGGGTAAACTCAAGTAAAATTTTACTTACTACTCGGAGCTCCAAAGTTGCTTCACTGTTGGGGACAGTCCAACCCTACTATCCATTACCTCTGAGTTACAAAGACTGTTGCTCCTTGTTTAACTATTTTGCAAATGGGTATACCAGAGATGGCACCACTGCTTCTCTTCCTCCTCCTATGGAACTATTACACCGTTTTCAGGATATGGTGAGGTTGTTTAAAGGTTTTCCCTCTGTAGTAGCAGGAGCTGGTATTCTAGTAGCAGCTTGTATGGAAGATACAGTCAAGCTTCAGATATTAGAGGCCATGCGGTCAAATGAACTTTTAACTGTTCCATTTACTCCAGATCTGTTGTGGGCTTATCATGGTTTGTCGTCCACGCATCTGAAGCAGTGCTTTGCATACTGTGCGTTGTTCCCTAAACTGCACTTGTTTGAGAGGCGCAAACTCATATTGTTATGGATGGCAGAAGGTTTCCTTAGACCTAAAGATGGGATGAGGATGGAAGATGTAGGATTTGTCTACTTTGCAGAACTTCTTGATAAATCTTTCTTGCAATCTAAGGAGCACAACTTTGGTGAGTCATTTTACTGCATGCCCGAGCATGTTTATAGTTTGGCGGAATATATTTTATTCTCTGGTGATGGATATATTAAGTTGAGCACAAACAATAAGAGAGCATCAGCGCCATCCAATGTCTCCGAATATGCTCGATATTCTTCATTTTGGCATGTGACTGTGAATCAGCAAATAGTTGGGGTTGAGGCTATCTACAAGAGCATGGGGTTAAACACGCTTCTACTGTTTAACACTCGTATTGGGGAGTTTCTCGCAATCTATTTCTAAACTTGACCCGGGTACGTGTTTTGGACTTATGTAATGCTGGTCTTTCAGAATTGCCCGATTCCATCTGCAACATGACACATTTGAGGTTCCTTGATCTTTCTAAGAATGACATTAACCAATTACCTGCAAAGCTGAGTATGCTTCGCAACCTCCAAACATTGATAATTGATAGCAATGTGAAGGTGTTACAGTTCCCCGCAGGCATGGAGAAAGTACCTAACCTCCGTCATCTGGATTTGGGCAGTCGTCAACCATTTGTGAGGCCACCAGGGATTGAACAACTGACTAACCTTCAAACACTGCGGACAATTGCTGTGGTTGGGTATTATCGTGATGAAGTTTGGAGGACTGGAGTACTGAGAGAGTTGGTGAACCTTCAGGAATTGCGGGTTACCATCAAGCTTGGAAATCTGGATGCCAAGGAAAAAGAGACTAATAATCAAGGCATTCTTATGAATATGAAAAATCTCCGGAAGCTGGAGCTCTTCTGGCATCCAATGAAAATCGAAAATGCAGATAACTTACTTGCAAGTTTCAAGCCTCCCACAAATGTGAAACATCTGGTGCTAGATTCTTGTGGTGGAATCCAGTTCCCAGATTGGCTGGGCAATCCTTCTCAAATCTTGAGATTGTCGTGGTGTGTGGACGCTATTCTTGTGAGTTCCTTCTCTTGGACAACTTTCATTTCTTAAATATCTTCGGTTAGAAGAAATGAATACGCTCAAATATATCAACAGTCGATTTTGTGGCGACAGTTTGGCTAATGAGAGGTTTCCATCACTGAAAACCTTAGAACTTGTATCATTGTCTCACCTGGAGAGCTGGACTGATTTGCATGATGGTGACATGCCTCTTCTCCAAGAACTACATATTGTTGGTTGTCAAATGCTAAGCTCTCTCCCAACTCTCAAATTTCTTGGTTCTCTCCAAAAGTTGCACATTGAGTATTGTCAGAAGCTTCAAGCCTTTCCAGATGAAAAACCACCCATTACACTTAATTATCTTGCGTTTAAACTGCCCCTTATTGCTCGAATCATGCAAGGATGAGAAGTATAAAGATTGGGGAAAGATGCTCAAGACTGCCGAAGAAATGGAACATCTCCAATGGTTAGTAATTGTTACTCTCTTCACCACCTTTGACTTGTATTTGGTCATGAGTCACGCTTTGAACTTCTGAATTATCAAGTAGCTAGGTTTGTTGCTGGACATGCTAATGATTTAATGGTTTCTGCTGCTGTGATTTTATGTTGTTTGTGCAGAGCTGATAAAGTTTCATACCATCAGTGGTGTAATCAGAAAGGCCGGATACACTTGAAAGTTGTGAAATCCGCAGCGGAGGGTATTTTTTCTGCCAATGTCGACACTCTCAGCTTCTCTCTCTCTTGGACTTGTTTGCCGTTTCAAATTTGACTCCCAATTCCCTTAGGGACCATATTATCGactctcttttctttcttcttttattgGCCAAGACTTTCTATAAATTCCTCTTTGCTTTCGGAAGATATTGTAATTTACTTCATCCAATTTTCATCTTTATAATGGTACGACTCATCGGCATGAGACATTAGACATCTTATctgtattttatgtttttgtttgtCAGTGTAGATGTGATTTGCTCAGACTCATCTTATTTAGTCTTAAAAACAGGCAGCATGGACTTCAGTTGTTGCATTAGGATGATTTGGTTGCAGTTTTCTGAAGGACCATTTGAAAGTATAGCTAGCTAGCTTAAAGTAaaaacttcttccattgaatatTGATTAATAAATCTTGGTCGACCAAAAAAATTTAAGCATACTGCTTAAAGATGATTTTTGGGCCTTTAGTAACTGAGGTTACTTCAAGTTCACCCAATCACCCAGAAAGTAAGCAGATAGAGAGTGAGTTATGGAGTAGAGATGCAAGGCGACTATAAGTGTAGTGTAATTAGCGAGAGATTATGGCAGCTATAAAAAAGACAAGGATTTCTTCCATCTCACCTCCTTTAAAATACTAAGTCATAGAGCTCCCACGTCGCATGGTGAGTTTGACACCCcttcaaattaaattagataaacaaaactagtcataaaaatccaaggtgaccaaacatgtggtacaaaaaccccactcaaatattgggatccattaaaactccgtcgtaaacaaaattgatacaaaaatcccaaatttttaaaacttgatacaaaaaacccaaatttaaatgttggtttcgtcaaattttattttggtttcatcataaaatttgatgaaaccaaaatcaaaGGGTTaatttgcgtttcctcccctaaagaagatcataatttgagttacctcccctacagaacaaatattagtaaaacctcctctcgtcactttttTCCATCCAAATCTGGTTAGctgagaagatcataatttgagttacctcccctgaagaagatcataatttgagttacctcccctaagaGCATCCAGCTGTACGAagcagctgactcagctaaccgggtttggatggaaaaagtgacgagaggaggttttactaatatttgttatgtaggggaggtaactcaaattatgatcttctccaggggaggtaacgcaaattaccccaaaataaaatttgatgaaaccaacatttaaatttggggtttttgtgttaattttgttttgatggggtttttgtgttacttttgttttgatgggttttttgtggaaggatggtgacacctctggggttataactcgcggaccgttcgATAAAAGCTTTCGGCATTAGTAAACCTGGAGAGGACAAGTGGCGGGACTCTATTGGTGGAGAAATTAAAACATGGATTACACTCTGTTAAACGTGGGTATACAATACTTTTGTCAGCTTTTGTGCCTAAATAATTAATTACACTTCGTTTACACCGAATCTTAAGTGTACGTTAGTTGACGCCGTTAATGTGGACAGTACCTACATCACAATCTAGACCCAAAACTAACGGAGACACCAATATATCGAAGACAGTttgattctcttcttcttcttcttcttcttctctttcttctgttcttcatgTATTTCTCCCTGTCGAATTCAATTCCAATAAATCTTGAGATCCAGATAAATTGAAGAAGAGGGTGATGAATTTGGAAGCTAATTGAGCTCTGAATGAAGAAGAAATCGGAAGAaatacaaattagggtttctcctaGAATTTAATAAGTTGTATATTTGGAAGAGGAGTTCGATTTAGAAAATGCATATGGAGATTAGAGATGGGTATTGTGTATTGAGAGTAAGGGAGGAGATTTAGCTCCTGATTCTCTACTCACACGGAAGAatcagtgaattagggttttatgagaACCAGTGATAGTGAAGGAACTGAGTTTGAGTCCAAGATAAAAGTTACTGATAATTAAATCTGGGTCTGTTTTCAATTCGATGTTGTGCTGTAGTTGGGCATTTCTGAGTTCGATTCAAATCAGTGAAAGAACCATGGGTTCGATTCAAGTTGACACACATTGAATCACCACCAAGCTTGCTAAGATTCAAGGTttgcattttttattttactaattttttagggttttttcctTTAACAAAAACGACCACCACTAGAATACAGGTCTGCGTTTGTGTTTTTGTTCCCTAAAAATTGGTCAAGTGGTTTCAAATGCAAATATAAATTAGGTTCAGAGTGTAATGTCGCATATAAACTAATCATTCTGACCAAATTCTGTTGACTAGACTAATCCATAGATGAGTgccaatttcaatttcataatgCTTTGGGTGTGTTCTGTACTTCATAGGGTACCAAGCATTTTGTAGTGGTGGAAATCAGGCGTTAAGAGGTAATGATGGATATGCTGATTTCCACAATTTGACCACCATAATGTTTTTGATATTCATGTACAAATTGATAATCTTCCGAGACCATCTATTTGGTTCTTACCGAGTAATTAGTGATGAGTTCTTAATTGAGGAATAGAGAATTGTAtagggtttaattttagtttcttttaGAAATTGAAATCTTAAGTTAGAGTTTTAATGAAATGAATCAGAAATTTGATTAGTAAGGGGTAGAAAGAAATTAAAAGTTACAAAATCTTAAATCATGTATATTAAAGTTCATATGCATAAAATCATAGTTATTGATTTTATGTTTGCAGAGAAAATGACGTTGCCTTTAATATGTTGTTCCCTGATCTCAATGCCTTTTGCCACAAATGTGTATATATTCTCAACTTTGGTATTGATTACTGTGCTTTGATTTTATGTATACTTGCATTAGGCTTGAGAGTAAATTTCAGTTTCTTGGGTTTTACCTGCAGATGGCGCAATTTGTGGAATTAGTAGTTAATGTCCTTTGTTCTGGAGTCACAAAAATGGGGCTACTGTTGGAAGGAAATCGATCTTTGAGAGTGTGCTCAGGATGCATTGTACATATTGTGTTCAGTATCTTCCGTATATTCCTAACACTCTCTTACAATctttggtggtagtggtggttgtggaccTGTGGTGGATGAGACTTTTAGCAAGGAAATTGAGGTTAGGATCTTTTTGTCTCTAGATCATTTAGTACTTATTCGGAATGTTTCTGCTAactaagttttctattttatgtttgtacATAGAAAAAGCAGTCGTGGACTTCTCTGTAAGCGACTGTTATTAACTCCTTAGATTCTTTGACATATTAAAGAAAGTATTGCCATTGTTGGTTATGGCCATGATGGACCTGCAGTGTCACCTGAAGGAAGAGGTAAAAATTGTTTTTTGTGCTAACGATATTAAGCCTTTCTCCAGCGCtgaattgggggccatggaaaaTAATTCGGGGCCCTAAATTCCTATCCCCACTCGTGGTAAgaggataaggggtgtctaaatatAATGAAAAGACTAGATTACTCCAACCCTTATAATTATGACACGTGTCATCCTA
This is a stretch of genomic DNA from Papaver somniferum cultivar HN1 chromosome 1, ASM357369v1, whole genome shotgun sequence. It encodes these proteins:
- the LOC113285876 gene encoding putative disease resistance protein RGA3 — its product is MLDSLDDAFNQLSVTSLDTFRSLKRSLFSILDVLDAETSTEMKLIRHLRFQHINECSKDKYDDREESTAAMRNWMASLRMVLGKLNDAIDDIKSTTSTDLQREGNQSLSDLSITSLVDTLRATINNQPLDPHKDIRKLLRSTHSYILHRPEDENAVIELLLEPLVNVGIIPIVGDAGCGKSILAKLVYDNQRVKDHFDLIMWVSFSDSYPNVLKFSQRLIDSVSNSLPKNQEKKFRKKLKGVRKASATSEFNNLQTILGELLSKRKFLLVLDGVSTEFCCDWNVLRMSLSAGVNSSKILLTTRSSKVASLLGTVQPYYPLPLSYKDCCSLFNYFANGYTRDGTTASLPPPMELLHRFQDMVRLFKGFPSVVAGAGILVAACMEDTVKLQILEAMRSNELLTVPFTPDLLWAYHGLSSTHLKQCFAYCALFPKLHLFERRKLILLWMAEGFLRPKDGMRMEDVGFVYFAELLDKSFLQSKEHNFGESFYCMPEHVYSLAEYILFSGDGYIKLSTNNKRASAPSNVSEYARYSSFWHVTVNQQIVGVEAIYKSMGLNTLLLFNTRIGEFLAIYF
- the LOC113304484 gene encoding putative disease resistance RPP13-like protein 1; amino-acid sequence: MTHLRFLDLSKNDINQLPAKLSMLRNLQTLIIDSNVKVLQFPAGMEKVPNLRHLDLGSRQPFVRPPGIEQLTNLQTLRTIAVVGYYRDEVWRTGVLRELVNLQELRVTIKLGNLDAKEKETNNQGILMNMKNLRKLELFWHPMKIENADNLLASFKPPTNVKHLVLDSCGGIQFPDWLGNPSQILRLSCLANERFPSLKTLELVSLSHLESWTDLHDGDMPLLQELHIVGCQMLSSLPTLKFLGSLQKLHIEYCQKLQAFPDEKPPITLNYLAFKLPLIARIMQG